A single window of Archangium gephyra DNA harbors:
- a CDS encoding endonuclease/exonuclease/phosphatase family protein yields MAPTPLRIVSYNVRYFGHALRGLASTLGPKRRVAAALAALDPLPDIVCLQEVETQSFRSNVAHRRTRPDETQLEAFMGRMEETFSNLRRPMPYEAFYFRAHHYKVGEFSLYTTGLAILVNTQRLAVDTHNVDSPHHITHHHVRALRERKQSRICAHMRLLRMEDGLPFHIFNTHLSLPTPFSRAFWATREKMGNGINQLHEARALAQLVRARANGEPFLVCGDFNSPPASPVFHFLCDEACFIDAQAAVGQIDPRLARGFPTAGFMHMRMHLDHIFSGGGVRWLDADETCPFGDVRSRFHGLSDHMPLIARFQLEPPAAHAEPPAPAGA; encoded by the coding sequence ATGGCCCCTACGCCCCTCCGCATCGTCAGCTACAACGTCCGCTACTTCGGACATGCCCTGCGCGGGCTCGCCAGCACGCTGGGGCCCAAACGGCGGGTCGCCGCGGCGCTGGCCGCGTTGGATCCACTACCCGACATCGTCTGCCTGCAGGAGGTGGAGACCCAGTCCTTCCGCAGCAACGTGGCCCACCGGCGCACCCGCCCCGACGAGACGCAGTTGGAGGCCTTCATGGGGCGCATGGAGGAGACGTTCTCCAACCTGCGCCGCCCCATGCCCTACGAGGCCTTCTACTTCCGCGCCCACCATTACAAGGTGGGTGAATTCTCCCTCTACACCACCGGGCTGGCCATCCTCGTCAACACCCAGCGGCTCGCCGTGGACACCCACAACGTGGACTCGCCCCACCACATCACCCACCACCATGTGCGGGCCCTGCGCGAGCGCAAGCAGAGCCGCATCTGTGCCCACATGCGGCTGCTGCGCATGGAAGACGGGCTGCCCTTCCACATCTTCAACACCCACCTGAGCCTGCCCACCCCCTTCTCCCGCGCCTTCTGGGCCACCCGCGAGAAGATGGGCAACGGCATCAACCAGCTCCACGAGGCGCGCGCCCTGGCCCAGCTGGTGCGGGCCCGCGCCAACGGTGAGCCCTTCCTCGTCTGTGGCGACTTCAACTCACCGCCCGCCTCACCCGTCTTCCACTTCCTGTGCGACGAGGCCTGCTTCATCGACGCCCAGGCGGCGGTGGGGCAGATAGATCCACGGCTGGCCCGCGGCTTTCCCACCGCCGGCTTCATGCACATGCGCATGCACCTGGACCACATCTTCTCCGGAGGCGGCGTGCGCTGGCTGGATGCCGACGAGACGTGCCCCTTCGGAGACGTGCGCAGCCGCTTCCACGGCCTGTCGGACCACATGCCCCTCATCGCGCGCTTCCAGCTGGAGCCGCCCGCCGCGCACGCCGAGCCTCCCGCGCCCGCCGGGGCGTGA
- a CDS encoding AAA family ATPase produces MTSSPSRFRGTDSYLSSEGLQAAVNCALTLQRPLLVRGEPGTGKTLLAEAVAESLGQRLLTWHVKSTTRAQDGLYVYDTVQRLYDSRFGDGDVRDIRRYIRMGPLGESFASKERVVLLIDEVDKADVEFPNDLLHELDRMRFRISETNEDVVAAHRPVVIITSNNEKELPDAFLRRCVFHFIDFPDQELMRRIVAVHHPGLDESLTEQALKVFYELRNFTRLRKRPSTSELVDWIAVLKANGVTNVKLEDNLPFLGALLKREQDLMAVAEAFGRGRRTKA; encoded by the coding sequence ATGACGTCCTCTCCTTCTCGATTCCGCGGAACCGATTCCTACCTCTCCAGCGAGGGCCTCCAGGCCGCCGTCAACTGCGCGCTGACGCTCCAGCGTCCGCTGCTGGTGCGCGGTGAGCCTGGCACGGGCAAGACGCTGCTGGCCGAGGCCGTCGCCGAGAGTCTGGGCCAGCGCCTGCTCACCTGGCACGTGAAGAGCACCACGCGTGCCCAGGACGGCCTGTACGTCTACGACACCGTGCAGCGCCTGTACGACTCGCGCTTCGGCGACGGGGACGTGCGCGACATCCGCCGCTACATCCGCATGGGCCCGCTGGGTGAGTCCTTCGCCTCGAAGGAGCGCGTGGTGCTGCTCATCGACGAGGTGGACAAGGCGGACGTGGAGTTCCCCAACGACCTGCTCCACGAGCTGGACCGGATGCGCTTCCGCATCTCGGAGACCAACGAGGACGTGGTGGCCGCGCACCGCCCGGTGGTCATCATCACCAGCAACAACGAGAAGGAGCTGCCGGACGCCTTCCTGCGCCGGTGCGTCTTCCACTTCATCGACTTCCCGGACCAGGAGCTGATGCGGCGGATTGTGGCGGTGCACCACCCGGGGCTGGACGAGTCGCTGACGGAGCAGGCCCTCAAGGTCTTCTACGAGCTGCGCAACTTCACCCGGCTGCGCAAGCGCCCGTCCACGAGCGAGCTGGTGGATTGGATCGCCGTGCTCAAGGCCAACGGCGTGACGAACGTGAAGCTGGAAGACAATCTGCCCTTCCTGGGCGCGCTGCTGAAGCGTGAGCAGGACCTGATGGCGGTGGCGGAGGCCTTCGGGCGGGGCCGCCGGACGAAGGCCTGA
- a CDS encoding vWA domain-containing protein, which produces MFLPFLYELRRRGVPVGAQEAVALAGALKAGLHDSSLDGFYHVARALLVHAETHLDAFDQAFLAHFKGMEGAGQKLKDELLEWLKEARERRELTPEERALLEHFDVEELEKLFQQRLDEQDERHDGGKKWIGTGGASPFGHSGTPREGFRVGGEGAEGGGGRMAMKIAGARRYQGYRGDVVLDTRQMAVALRKLRAFAREGVADELDVEGSIAATAKNAGELEVVTRPPRRPNTRVVLLMDVGGSMDPYAHLVSRLFSVAKQATHFKELRTYYFHNCVYGRVFDTPYLVGGLGVPDLLAQVGRHHKLVVVGDALMAPYELTMRTNAEGRYDPTEGKEGLVWLMELARHFERSAWLNPEPPQTWRGNTIQAVKNVFDMFPLTLEGLGEAVAHLTKGRMVRGRR; this is translated from the coding sequence ATGTTCCTGCCCTTCCTCTATGAGTTGCGGCGGCGCGGGGTACCGGTGGGCGCGCAGGAGGCGGTCGCGCTGGCGGGGGCGCTGAAGGCGGGGCTGCACGACAGCTCGCTGGATGGCTTCTACCACGTGGCGCGCGCGCTGCTGGTGCACGCGGAGACGCACCTGGACGCCTTCGACCAGGCCTTCCTGGCGCACTTCAAGGGCATGGAGGGCGCGGGGCAGAAGCTGAAGGACGAGCTGCTGGAGTGGTTGAAGGAGGCGCGCGAGCGGCGCGAGCTCACCCCGGAGGAGCGGGCGCTGCTGGAGCACTTCGACGTGGAGGAGCTGGAGAAGCTCTTCCAGCAGCGGTTGGACGAGCAGGACGAGCGGCACGACGGCGGGAAGAAGTGGATTGGGACGGGGGGCGCGTCGCCCTTCGGGCACTCGGGGACTCCGCGCGAGGGCTTCCGGGTGGGAGGGGAGGGGGCCGAGGGCGGTGGCGGCCGCATGGCGATGAAGATCGCGGGTGCGCGCCGGTACCAGGGCTACCGGGGCGACGTGGTGCTGGACACGCGGCAGATGGCGGTGGCGCTGCGCAAGCTGCGGGCCTTCGCGCGCGAGGGCGTGGCGGACGAGCTGGACGTGGAGGGCTCCATCGCGGCCACGGCGAAGAACGCGGGCGAGCTGGAGGTGGTGACGCGCCCGCCGCGCCGGCCGAACACGCGCGTGGTGCTGCTGATGGACGTGGGCGGCTCCATGGATCCGTACGCGCACCTGGTGAGCCGGCTCTTCTCGGTGGCGAAGCAGGCCACGCACTTCAAGGAGCTGCGCACGTACTACTTCCACAACTGCGTCTACGGGCGCGTGTTCGACACGCCGTACCTGGTGGGCGGCCTCGGCGTGCCGGATCTGCTGGCACAGGTGGGGCGGCACCACAAGCTGGTGGTGGTGGGCGACGCGTTGATGGCGCCGTACGAGCTGACGATGCGGACCAACGCCGAGGGCCGGTATGACCCGACGGAGGGCAAGGAGGGGCTGGTGTGGCTGATGGAGCTGGCGCGGCACTTCGAGCGCAGCGCCTGGCTCAACCCGGAGCCTCCGCAGACGTGGCGGGGCAACACCATCCAGGCGGTGAAGAACGTCTTCGACATGTTCCCGCTGACGCTGGAGGGCCTGGGTGAGGCGGTGGCGCACCTGACGAAGGGCCGCATGGTGCGCGGGCGCCGGTAG
- a CDS encoding SDR family oxidoreductase, which produces MTTILVTGATGTIGSQVVSALKGRNGVTVRAAVRSAAKAEALKGGNVSPVDFEYTKPEQVQKAVAGVEKLFLVTPFSQDQVDLGARLVDAAKAAGVKHIVKLSAMGADFDGGIQLGRWHRTLERYIQGSGLTYTFLRPNNFMENFINFYPPGKDGNIYLPWGQGACSFIAGSDVAAVAATALTSSGHENKGYTLTGPEAFTIGQAAAIIGEVSGKKASYVDVPEAAANKAMLDMGMPAWMVDAMMELHGIDKAGYAGEVTDVVQKLTGRAPVSFAQFARQHAASWK; this is translated from the coding sequence ATGACGACGATTCTGGTGACGGGTGCCACGGGCACCATCGGTTCGCAGGTGGTGTCCGCGCTCAAGGGGCGCAATGGCGTGACGGTGCGCGCGGCGGTCCGCAGCGCGGCCAAGGCCGAGGCGCTCAAGGGCGGCAACGTGTCGCCCGTGGACTTCGAGTACACGAAGCCGGAGCAGGTGCAGAAGGCCGTGGCGGGTGTGGAGAAGCTCTTCCTCGTGACGCCCTTCAGCCAGGACCAGGTGGACCTGGGCGCGCGGCTCGTGGATGCCGCCAAGGCCGCGGGCGTGAAGCACATCGTGAAGCTGTCGGCCATGGGCGCGGACTTCGATGGCGGCATCCAGCTCGGCCGGTGGCACCGCACCCTGGAGCGCTACATCCAGGGCTCGGGCCTGACGTACACCTTCCTGCGGCCCAACAACTTCATGGAGAACTTCATCAACTTCTACCCGCCGGGCAAGGACGGGAACATCTACCTGCCCTGGGGCCAGGGTGCGTGCAGCTTCATCGCGGGCTCGGACGTGGCCGCGGTGGCCGCCACCGCGCTGACCTCGAGCGGCCATGAGAACAAGGGCTACACCCTCACCGGCCCCGAGGCCTTCACCATCGGCCAGGCCGCCGCCATCATCGGCGAGGTGTCCGGCAAGAAGGCCAGCTATGTGGACGTGCCCGAGGCGGCCGCGAACAAGGCCATGCTCGACATGGGCATGCCCGCGTGGATGGTGGACGCGATGATGGAGCTGCACGGCATCGACAAGGCGGGCTATGCGGGCGAGGTGACGGACGTGGTGCAGAAGCTCACCGGCCGCGCGCCCGTGAGCTTCGCCCAGTTCGCCAGGCAGCACGCCGCCTCCTGGAAGTGA
- a CDS encoding organic hydroperoxide resistance protein, translating to MAPVAIQPLYTATATSHGGRNGRVRSDNGTIDMPLTMPKALGGPESAGSTNPEQLFAAGYSACFEGALRLVAGKMKKQIKDAHITAKVTIGKTQEGGFGLSVALHGKLEGVSQAEADELMHAAHKVCPYSLATQGNIDVKLSSEAA from the coding sequence ATGGCCCCTGTCGCCATCCAGCCGCTCTACACCGCCACCGCCACCTCGCACGGGGGCCGCAACGGCCGCGTCCGCTCGGACAACGGAACCATCGACATGCCGCTCACGATGCCCAAGGCCCTGGGCGGCCCGGAGTCCGCGGGCTCCACCAACCCCGAGCAGCTCTTCGCGGCGGGGTATTCCGCGTGCTTCGAGGGCGCGCTGCGGCTGGTGGCCGGGAAGATGAAGAAGCAGATCAAGGACGCGCACATCACGGCGAAGGTGACCATCGGCAAGACGCAGGAGGGTGGCTTCGGTCTGTCGGTGGCGCTGCACGGCAAGCTCGAGGGCGTCTCGCAGGCCGAGGCGGATGAGCTGATGCACGCCGCGCACAAGGTGTGCCCGTACTCGTTGGCCACCCAGGGCAACATCGACGTGAAGCTCTCGTCCGAGGCGGCCTGA
- a CDS encoding immunoglobulin-like domain-containing protein, producing MFQRNVILGGAVLWLTACGVPLVGEAILKTDQETYAPGSSVKLLLRNDSLQVLGYNLCMSSLQRDEGGTWTVVPPPGRRICNAAQYNIWPGVMSDESLHALPGTLPEGTYRYVTNVDWDGERQDVASNTFRVAPAEAP from the coding sequence ATGTTTCAGCGGAACGTGATTCTGGGCGGTGCGGTGCTCTGGCTGACGGCCTGTGGTGTGCCGCTGGTGGGAGAGGCGATCCTGAAGACGGACCAGGAGACCTACGCGCCCGGCTCGTCGGTGAAGCTGCTGCTGCGGAACGACTCGCTCCAAGTGCTCGGCTACAACCTCTGCATGTCCTCGCTGCAACGCGACGAGGGAGGAACGTGGACGGTGGTTCCACCCCCCGGCCGGCGGATCTGCAATGCCGCCCAGTACAACATCTGGCCAGGAGTGATGAGCGACGAGTCACTCCACGCCCTTCCCGGCACGCTCCCGGAGGGGACGTACCGCTACGTCACGAACGTGGACTGGGACGGGGAGCGCCAGGACGTGGCGTCCAATACCTTCCGCGTGGCGCCCGCGGAAGCACCCTAG
- a CDS encoding serine hydrolase domain-containing protein codes for MKLSAVLLLVGLASARPATAAAPGPVLKRIDTFVREEMERQKVPGVALGIVHRGKVVLAKGYGFANLEHQVPVGPETIFQSGSLGKQFTATAVMLQVEAGRLSLSDTLTKFFPEAPAAWGAITVRHLLTHTSGLADLEGLLDPRKDYTDEDFARFCYALPIEFTPGSRWSYSNTGYVLLGIIVNRVAGTFYGNILRDQVFKPAGMKTARGISEEDLVPHRAAGYRLVNGEVKNQEWVSPSLNTTGDGALYFSVKDLIAWDAAVQARALLTPASWQEILSPVKLSSGATFPYGFGWMFDERGGKPLHHHSGGWQGFSTHYSRFLGEGLSIIVLTNSAHARPSRIVDGIAALMNPALAVPLPTPIPDTEPQVTAKLAALLEQVRSEGLEEAHFAYPPKGFFPEGAQAYQEQLRTLGPAGKLVLVQRRTLGDERLYTYEVPFGTRNYVYTVGLAPDDRLTIFRLWAK; via the coding sequence TTGAAGCTCTCCGCTGTGCTGCTGCTGGTGGGGCTCGCCTCGGCCCGCCCCGCCACCGCCGCCGCACCCGGCCCGGTCCTCAAGCGGATCGACACGTTCGTGCGGGAGGAGATGGAGCGCCAGAAGGTGCCCGGTGTCGCCCTGGGCATCGTGCACCGCGGAAAGGTCGTGCTGGCCAAGGGGTACGGCTTCGCCAACCTCGAGCACCAGGTTCCGGTGGGCCCTGAAACCATCTTCCAGTCCGGCTCCCTGGGCAAACAGTTCACCGCCACGGCGGTGATGCTGCAGGTGGAGGCGGGCAGGCTCTCACTGTCGGACACCCTGACGAAGTTCTTCCCCGAAGCCCCCGCCGCGTGGGGCGCCATCACCGTGCGCCACCTGCTGACGCACACCTCCGGCCTCGCCGATCTCGAGGGACTGCTCGACCCGCGCAAGGACTACACCGATGAGGACTTCGCGCGCTTCTGCTACGCGCTGCCCATCGAGTTCACCCCCGGCTCGCGCTGGAGCTACAGCAACACCGGCTATGTGCTGCTGGGCATCATCGTGAACCGGGTCGCCGGCACCTTCTATGGCAACATCCTCCGCGACCAGGTCTTCAAGCCCGCCGGCATGAAGACGGCGCGGGGCATCAGCGAGGAGGATCTGGTTCCCCACCGCGCGGCCGGCTACCGCCTGGTCAACGGGGAGGTGAAGAACCAGGAGTGGGTCTCGCCGTCGCTCAACACCACGGGGGACGGGGCGCTCTACTTCTCCGTGAAGGACCTGATCGCCTGGGATGCGGCGGTCCAGGCCCGCGCCCTCCTCACCCCGGCGAGCTGGCAGGAGATCCTCTCGCCCGTGAAGCTCTCCAGCGGCGCCACCTTCCCGTATGGCTTCGGGTGGATGTTCGACGAGCGCGGCGGCAAGCCGCTGCACCACCACTCGGGAGGATGGCAGGGCTTCTCGACGCACTACTCCCGCTTCCTCGGGGAGGGCCTCTCCATCATCGTGCTGACCAACTCCGCCCACGCGAGGCCCTCGCGCATCGTGGACGGCATCGCGGCGCTGATGAACCCCGCGCTCGCCGTGCCACTCCCCACGCCCATCCCGGACACGGAGCCCCAGGTCACCGCGAAGCTGGCGGCGCTGCTCGAGCAGGTGCGGAGCGAAGGGCTCGAGGAAGCCCACTTCGCGTACCCGCCCAAGGGGTTCTTCCCGGAAGGCGCCCAGGCATATCAGGAGCAGCTGCGTACGCTGGGGCCCGCGGGCAAGCTGGTGCTGGTCCAGCGGCGCACCCTGGGTGATGAGCGGCTCTACACGTACGAGGTGCCCTTCGGGACCCGGAACTACGTCTATACCGTGGGGCTCGCCCCGGACGATCGGCTGACGATCTTCCGGCTGTGGGCGAAGTGA
- a CDS encoding DUF4286 family protein, with the protein MKPALYSVTVEVLPSAEEAWNRWHEDIHVPEVLRQPGFLRCRKWKDTVHASDGWARYVCHYELTSLEAVERYVASDAAKHLRAESDKHFGYVTRPSRAVLTEVASFG; encoded by the coding sequence GTGAAACCGGCCCTCTACTCCGTCACCGTCGAGGTCCTGCCCTCCGCCGAGGAGGCGTGGAACCGCTGGCACGAGGACATCCACGTCCCCGAGGTGCTGCGCCAACCCGGCTTCCTGCGCTGCCGCAAGTGGAAGGACACCGTCCATGCCTCGGACGGATGGGCGCGCTACGTGTGCCACTACGAGCTGACGAGCCTGGAGGCCGTGGAGCGCTACGTGGCCAGCGACGCCGCGAAGCACCTGCGCGCCGAGTCGGACAAGCACTTCGGCTACGTGACGCGGCCCTCGCGCGCCGTGCTCACCGAGGTGGCCAGCTTCGGGTGA
- a CDS encoding DUF6068 family protein, with translation MRMRHPPLPLATALLGAALTFLPGCESTKSSGPSPSDTQAQNPSPVRTDTASWQRARVGDRVAYSFSASRGADGGARTLAGQVVLEVVAVQQPWVWLRASFTDQAGLPLTQTRLAKELLVPVRADSTRTLDVPQQGQATAENASAAGRTWEAMRYVSDQRPVDGPLSTRVYAVQPGPLYLTRGLLEANTTLSGFGGQGNYQLELLEAREGTAGATATPPALERPLGPGAYHDRRVEVGPSPTVQRVCFAAERGFLLRAEGPVDANATPCSDFSQAEPQPLEEALLNLPIDVLTTGEWPPTGAATTATRGTFTVEGRDVPALTVQRTTNEEGTQRVSSETYAADPWAPTLSGLPYEARFQTLTEGTERVGPGGKREPEGSTRLVRWGTWLPEVRK, from the coding sequence ATGCGAATGCGCCACCCTCCCCTTCCCCTGGCCACCGCGCTGCTGGGCGCGGCCCTGACCTTCCTCCCCGGCTGCGAGAGCACGAAGTCGAGCGGCCCGTCTCCTTCCGACACCCAGGCCCAGAATCCCTCCCCCGTGCGGACCGACACCGCCTCCTGGCAGCGCGCCCGCGTGGGTGACCGTGTCGCCTACTCCTTCTCCGCCAGCCGGGGCGCCGACGGCGGCGCGCGCACCCTGGCGGGCCAGGTGGTGTTGGAGGTGGTAGCCGTGCAGCAGCCGTGGGTGTGGCTGCGCGCGTCCTTCACCGACCAGGCCGGCCTGCCCCTGACCCAGACGCGGCTGGCGAAGGAGCTGCTCGTCCCCGTGCGCGCGGACAGCACGCGCACGCTCGACGTCCCCCAGCAGGGACAGGCCACCGCGGAGAACGCCTCCGCCGCCGGCCGCACCTGGGAGGCCATGCGCTACGTGAGCGATCAACGCCCCGTGGACGGCCCCCTGAGCACCCGTGTGTACGCCGTCCAGCCGGGCCCGCTCTACCTCACGCGCGGCCTGCTCGAGGCGAACACCACGCTGTCCGGCTTTGGCGGCCAGGGCAACTACCAGCTCGAGCTGCTCGAAGCGCGCGAGGGCACGGCCGGTGCCACCGCCACGCCGCCCGCGCTGGAGCGGCCCCTGGGCCCTGGCGCGTACCATGACCGGCGCGTGGAAGTGGGCCCCTCGCCCACCGTGCAGCGCGTGTGCTTCGCCGCCGAGCGCGGTTTCCTCCTGCGCGCCGAGGGCCCCGTCGACGCCAACGCCACGCCCTGCTCCGACTTCTCCCAGGCCGAGCCACAGCCCCTGGAGGAGGCACTGCTGAACCTGCCCATCGACGTGCTGACCACCGGGGAGTGGCCTCCAACCGGGGCCGCCACGACGGCCACCCGTGGCACCTTCACCGTGGAGGGCCGCGACGTGCCCGCGCTCACCGTGCAGCGCACCACGAACGAGGAGGGCACGCAGCGCGTCTCCTCGGAGACCTACGCGGCCGACCCGTGGGCGCCCACGCTGTCGGGCCTGCCCTACGAGGCGCGCTTCCAGACACTCACCGAGGGCACCGAGCGCGTGGGCCCGGGAGGCAAGCGCGAGCCCGAGGGCAGCACGCGGCTGGTCCGCTGGGGCACCTGGCTCCCGGAGGTGCGGAAGTGA
- a CDS encoding ankyrin repeat domain-containing protein, translating to MRSKQEGVSILHGWRAALALMGAVGVLGLPWLWTEVLRPKAARQLSLAVMRGDVRATGVWLRLVDPDRMAYSVLGEAARQGNTELVRLLLERGADVNHRGKDGPTPFQQAARYGHLDVMRQLITAGADEEDDEALERASQDCRPEAVKLLLGQGGWRRKTPLLPETVERARRLAGAAGCEAVLRLLPSP from the coding sequence ATGAGGTCGAAACAGGAAGGGGTTTCAATCCTCCACGGCTGGCGAGCGGCGCTCGCCCTAATGGGGGCGGTGGGGGTGCTGGGACTGCCCTGGCTGTGGACCGAGGTCCTGCGTCCCAAGGCCGCCCGGCAGTTGTCGTTGGCCGTGATGCGGGGAGACGTCCGAGCCACCGGCGTGTGGCTGCGGCTCGTGGACCCGGACCGCATGGCCTACTCCGTCCTCGGCGAGGCCGCGAGGCAGGGGAACACGGAGCTGGTCCGCCTGCTCCTGGAGCGGGGCGCGGACGTCAACCACCGGGGGAAGGATGGCCCCACCCCGTTCCAGCAGGCCGCCCGGTATGGGCACCTGGACGTCATGCGTCAGCTCATCACCGCCGGTGCGGATGAGGAGGACGACGAGGCCCTGGAGAGGGCCAGCCAGGACTGCCGGCCGGAGGCGGTGAAGCTCCTGCTCGGACAGGGGGGCTGGCGGCGCAAGACGCCCCTCCTCCCCGAGACGGTGGAGCGGGCGCGGCGGCTGGCCGGGGCGGCGGGGTGCGAGGCCGTGCTGCGGCTGCTCCCCTCCCCCTAG
- a CDS encoding sigma 54-interacting transcriptional regulator gives MREALLDDVSTVSLPKRGVGERALPLVPTLTLVSHPSARRVGERLLLGELLAGRNVELSRNAPDFVRPGQAQGAPLADPHLSRKPIIFAPGEGGRVRLLVEEGGTQVVAGELIRGGREFDPAELAVGIPLELADRVVLLLHLTEPDTGEAQDTLGMVGQSPAIRRVRRHIAQVADLKVSVLIRGETGTGKELVAQAIHQHSRRRGARFIGVNLGAISKELAEAELFGAKKGSHSTAHKDSDGFFGAAQGGTLFLDEVGEASPDVQAKLLRVLEKEEMLQLGSPIPIPTDVRVVAATDANLEEKIREGRFKEPLMHRLAGYDIRLPPLRERREDIGLIFFHFAREALAEFGEAWRLEPEDPKADPWLPASLAARLVRFSWPGNIRQLRNLTRQLVITSRGQKQLSVEAQLDKELGPAATPLGRPLRLPEAVDPHATPAPRAPAEPKVVPRRKPSDISEHELRTALRANSWDLKKAADQLGIPRPSIYDLLRRYNIRTAGDLSAEEITRCYRECQGNLDAMVQRLEASKQALRRRIKEIKELGLEA, from the coding sequence ATGCGTGAAGCGCTGCTGGATGATGTCAGTACGGTCTCCCTGCCGAAACGGGGCGTTGGCGAGCGGGCCCTTCCGCTCGTTCCGACGCTGACCCTCGTCTCCCATCCCTCGGCCCGGCGGGTGGGCGAGCGGCTCCTGCTGGGAGAGCTGCTCGCCGGCAGGAACGTCGAGCTCTCCCGGAACGCGCCCGACTTCGTGCGGCCCGGTCAGGCCCAGGGCGCGCCCCTGGCGGACCCCCACCTGAGCCGCAAGCCCATCATCTTCGCGCCCGGAGAGGGGGGACGGGTGCGGCTGCTCGTCGAGGAGGGCGGCACCCAGGTGGTGGCGGGTGAGCTCATCCGGGGCGGCCGGGAGTTCGACCCCGCGGAGCTGGCCGTGGGCATCCCCCTCGAGCTCGCCGATCGCGTGGTGCTGCTGCTGCACCTGACGGAGCCCGACACGGGGGAGGCCCAGGACACGCTGGGAATGGTGGGGCAGAGCCCGGCCATCCGGCGGGTGCGCCGGCACATCGCCCAGGTGGCGGACCTGAAGGTGTCGGTGCTCATCCGCGGCGAGACGGGCACGGGCAAGGAGCTGGTGGCCCAGGCCATCCACCAGCACAGCCGCCGCCGGGGCGCGCGCTTCATCGGCGTGAACCTGGGCGCCATCTCCAAGGAGCTGGCGGAAGCCGAGCTCTTCGGCGCGAAGAAGGGCTCGCATTCGACCGCCCACAAGGACAGCGACGGCTTCTTCGGCGCGGCCCAGGGCGGCACCCTGTTCCTCGACGAGGTGGGCGAGGCGTCCCCGGACGTGCAGGCGAAGCTGCTGCGCGTGCTGGAGAAGGAGGAGATGCTCCAACTGGGGTCGCCCATCCCCATCCCCACGGACGTGCGCGTCGTGGCCGCGACGGATGCCAACCTCGAGGAGAAGATCCGCGAGGGGCGCTTCAAGGAGCCGCTGATGCACCGGCTGGCCGGCTATGACATCCGTCTGCCGCCGCTGCGCGAGCGCCGCGAGGACATCGGCTTGATCTTCTTCCACTTCGCTCGCGAGGCGCTGGCGGAATTTGGCGAGGCCTGGCGCCTGGAGCCCGAGGACCCCAAGGCCGATCCCTGGTTGCCGGCGTCGCTGGCGGCCCGGCTCGTGCGCTTCTCCTGGCCCGGCAACATCCGCCAGCTGCGCAACCTCACCCGCCAGCTCGTCATCACCAGCCGTGGCCAGAAGCAACTGAGCGTGGAGGCCCAGCTCGACAAGGAACTGGGCCCGGCGGCGACTCCCCTCGGGCGGCCCCTGCGTCTGCCGGAGGCGGTGGATCCCCACGCCACGCCCGCGCCCAGGGCCCCGGCCGAGCCGAAGGTCGTGCCTCGCCGGAAGCCCTCGGACATCTCCGAGCACGAGCTGCGCACGGCGCTGCGCGCCAACTCCTGGGACTTGAAGAAGGCCGCGGACCAGCTGGGCATCCCCCGGCCCTCCATCTACGACCTCCTCCGCAGGTACAACATCCGCACCGCGGGAGACCTCTCGGCGGAGGAGATCACCCGCTGCTACCGCGAGTGCCAGGGCAACCTGGATGCCATGGTGCAGCGCCTGGAGGCCTCCAAACAGGCGCTGCGCCGCCGCATCAAGGAAATCAAGGAGCTGGGGCTCGAAGCGTAG